In Corvus moneduloides isolate bCorMon1 chromosome 3, bCorMon1.pri, whole genome shotgun sequence, one DNA window encodes the following:
- the GINM1 gene encoding glycoprotein integral membrane protein 1, with the protein MEAVLGRRELLPLSLLLPPLAAALLGPAAPLGQEAIRVGVTMLNTSGEFHKGQVLFNITYVNGQVYLNDFPMKSGVAHITCQTVILENGSLDNLPDQQRLGTVSVRIMVHEWPLASTSDLHRIVIQEEVTEIDGKQVQQEEVTEIDILVKDLRVLRHSNYTVPLKESMLYSMPRDNDVLFTLPNLSGKDIQDPLQTTSQYLIQQVETTVDEETLPGKLPETPLRIEPPSSYKVMCQWVEDLRKGLCRFWFQSLPILFSFMEVVVVGVVGAALIIKVLKVILPSCENKGILFLDQVSFVPVTAISLPSELSDRKNNLDEKACT; encoded by the exons ATGGAGGCGGTGCTGGGACGTCGGGAGCTGCTGCCGCTgtcgctgctgctgccgcctcTGGCCGCCGCGCTGCTGGGCCCGGCCGCTCCGCTGGGACAG gaagcaATCAGAGTTGGTGTTACGATGCTGAACACCAGTGGAGAATTTCACAAAGGACag GTTCTGTTTAATATCACCTATGTTAATGGACAGGTATATCTAAATGACTTCCCCATGAAAAGCGGGGTTGCCCACATAACATGTCAAACAGTAATAT TGGAGAACGGAAGCTTGGATAACTTACCGGATCAGCAGCGCCTGGGAACTGTCAGTGTTCGCATCATGGTTCACGAGTGGCCTTTGGCATCCACTTCTGATTTGCACCGGATTGTCATTCAGGAAGAAGTGACAGAAATTGATggaaaacag GTTCAGCAGGAAGAAGTAACAGAAATAGATATTTTAGTAAAGGACCTGAGAGTACTTAGGCATTCCAACTACACCGTCCCTTTGAAAGAGAGCATGCTGTATTCCATGCCAAGGGACAACGACGTGTTGTTTACACTGCCCAACCTCTCAGGAAAAG atATTCAAGATCCATTGCAAACTACCAGTCAGTACCTCATCCAGCAAGTAGAAACTACAGTGGATGAAGAGACATTACCTGGCAAGTTACCAGAGACCCCTCTTAGGATAGAACCTCCATCTTCTTACAAg GTGATGTGCCAGTGGGTGGAAGACTTGAGAAAAGGGTTGTGCAGATTCTGGTTTCAATCTTTACCTATCTTGTTTAGTTTCATGGAAGTTGTTGTTGTTGGAGTTGTTGGAGCAGCTCTTATTATCAAAGTCTTAAAGGTGATTCTCCCTTCCTGTGAAAACAA AGGCATCCTTTTCCTGGATCAAGTCAGCTTTGTACCTGTGACTGCCATCAGCCTGCCTTCAGAACTttcagacaggaaaaataatttagatgaGAAAGCATGTACTTAA
- the KATNA1 gene encoding katanin p60 ATPase-containing subunit A1 produces the protein MLNMSLVMIIENVKLAREYALLGNYDSAMVYYQGVLDQMNKYLYSVRDTYLQQKWQQVWQEISVEAKHVKDIMKTLESFKLDNTPLKASQQELPAHDAEVWSLPVPAERRPSPGPRKRQSAPCSDCRAHNNRVSAAVRGSHRPSSRNPSDKGKAVRSREKKDQQNKGKEEKNKSTSEISESEPKKFDSTGYDKDLVEALERDIISQNPNIRWDDIADLVEAKKLLKEAVVLPMWMPEFFKGIRRPWKGVLMVGPPGTGKTLLAKAVATECKTTFFNVSSSTLTSKYRGESEKLVRLLFEMARFYAPTTIFIDEIDSICSRRGTSEEHEASRRVKAELLVQMDGVGGATENDDPSKMVMVLAATNFPWDIDEALRRRLEKRIYIPLPSAKGREELLKINLRELELADDVDLANIAEKMEGYSGADITNVCRDASLMAMRRRIEGLTPEEIRNLPRDEMHMPTTMEDFEIALKKVSKSVSAADIEKYEKWIVEFGSC, from the exons atgTTGAACATGAGCCTTGTTATGATCATTGAGAATGTGAAGTTGGCCCGTGAATATGCCTTACTGGGAAATTATGACTCTGCAATGGTCTACTACCAGGGAGTTCTTGACCAAATGAATAAGTATCTGTACTCTGTGAGAGATACCTATCTGCAACAGAAATGGCAGCAG gttTGGCAGGAGATAAGTGTGGAAGCTAAGCATGTGAAAGATATAATGAAAACACTGGAGAGTTTTAAACTAGACAATACTCCATTGAAAGCCTCGCAACAAGAATTACCAGCTCACGATGCAGAAGTCTGGTCTTTGCCAGTACCTGCTGAACGTAG ACCTTCGCCAGGACCCAGGAAGCGTCAGTCTGCTCCGTGCAGTGATTGCAGAGCTCACAATAATCGTGTAAGTGCAGCTGTCAGAGGCTCTCACCGTCCATCCTCTCGAAATCCCAGTGATAAAGGGAAGGCAGTCCGCAGCCGGGAAAAAAAGGATcagcaaaataaaggaaaagaggaaaag AACAAATCCACATCAGAGATTTCAGAGTCTGAACCAAAGAAATTTGATAGTACTGGATATGACAAAGATTTAGTAGAAGCTTTGGAAAGAGATATAATTTCTCAGAATCCCAACATTCGATG GGATGACATTGCTGATTTAGTAGAAGCCAAAAAGCTGCTTAAGGAAGCTGTAGTTTTACCAATGTGGATGCCAGAGTTTTTTAAGGGGATTAGAAGACCCTGGAAG GGTGTGCTGATGGTTGGTCCTCCTGGTACTGGAAAGACCCTCCTAGCAAAAGCTGTAGCCACTGAATGCAAGACAACTTTTTTCAATGTTTCTTCTTCCACACTTACCTCAAAATACAGAGGAGAATCTGAGAAACTTGTTCGTCTGCTGTTTGAAATG gCTCGATTTTATGCCCCGACAACCATATTTATTGATGAGATAGACTCCATCTGTAGCCGCAGGGGAACTTCAGAGGAGCATGAAGCCAGCCGACGTGTGAAGGCAGAACTGCTGGTTCAAATGGATG GTGTTGGGGGGGCTACTGAAAATGATGATCCTTCTAAGATGGTCATGGTACTTGCTGCTACTAATTTTCCTTGGGATATTGATGAAGCCCTACGACGGAGACTAGAAAAGAGAATTTACATTCCTTTACCATCAG CCAAAGGTAGAGAGGAACTCCTGAAAATAAATCTGCGAGAGCTGGAACTGGCTGACGATGTTGACCTTGCAAACATAGCTGAGAAAATGGAGGGTTATTCAGGTGCAGACATTACCAATGTATGCAG AGATGCATCGTTGATGGCTATGAGGAGGCGTATTGAAGGCTTGACAccagaagaaataagaaatctTCCCCGAGATGAAATGCACATGCCAACAACTATGGAAGACTTTGAAATAGCTTTGAAGAAAGTTTCTAAATCTGTATCTGCTGCGGACATTGAGAAATACGAGAAATGGATAGTTGAGTTTGGATCATGTTGA